The DNA segment CGTTCGGAACCGAAGCAGTCCTTCCACCCGAGGTGGTATTCCTGACCTTGTGCACCGCCACCTTCGAGCAAAACAACTTCGAGGAGGGCCTCAGGGCTAACCTAAACCTCCTTGAAGAGAAAAGGGCCGAGGCGCACCTACGCACCCTGGTCTACAAGAAAGCTACAACCCGACTTTACAACCGTAAGGTTCGCCCTTGATTGATCAAGGTCAGAGACCTCGTCCTTCGAAAGACTGAAGTGAGCGACCCAACCCGAGCAAGAGGGAAGCTTGCACTGAACTGGGAAGGCCCCTACCAAGTCTATGACATGGTCCGAGAAGGAACTTACTACTTCGAGACCATGGGGGGGAGTCCCCTGCCAAGGACTTGGAATGCAGCAAACTTGAAAAGATTTTACCCATGAAAGTAAAGAGTCAAGATGCTTTGATCCTCCAATAGGTTGGTGAACGGGTCCGGCTCCAGCTCCAGGTCCGAATACCTCGCATGGAAGTGAGCGAAGGCGACCTGATATCCGAACTCATAGTCACCCGCCCCGACCTCTGCAGACCGCGCTTGAACCTAAGAGACTTCTTATACTCGGCGATCGCTCCTTCGATCCTTCCTGGCAACCCGAGGCGCTCCTCCTTCAGAGCCTCCTCAGCGACCCAAGAGGCAGACCGGGCAGACTCGACGTCTCGAGAGAGGGTCAGTAGCTCATCATCAAGCGTCCGAATGCGGGCTCGGTTTTCCTTCAGCTCGGCCTTCAAACGGTTCACCTCTTCCTCCAGGTCTGAGGCACATAGCTCGGCCACAGGGATGGCTTCTGGGCCAGGTCCGCTCTTCAGTTCTTCGACCTATCAATGAAGATCGGAATTGGCATCCGATAGATGCTCAATCACCCTGCCGGTGTCGTACACGCGGTCGATCAGCGCCATAGTGTAGTGTTGGCCCTGCATGAAGATAGCATTAGGATCCGTGAGCAAAAGGGAAAGCCAAACGAGAGAGGAACACCTCTACTTACCCAGACAAGGGATCTGGCTGCCCGGTCTATTAGCACCATAGAGGAGGAATATTAGAGCTCCTTCACTAGCACTGGATGGAGCGCCCCCCGACTGAACTCTTGAGTGACTGATCCATTGGCCCAGATCCGACTATCGGCCTTGAGGGTCGCCCACCGCGAGGCGTAGGGAGCCCACGGCTCCCCCATCGGGAGGTCGGCCATGCTTAGGGCCTGGAATGGCTCGCCTTTGGCATGAGGTCGGACGTGACACAAGTCCCACATAAGAATGGCTCACCTTCGGGTGGGTCGAGGGTTTCCTCGAGGAGCCACCGCCGGACGAACCGACCACCTCTTTTCCCCTCGTGCTTGTCGACCCGCTTCGGACGACCCCGGGGCAGCCCTTTCACGAGTCACTGAGCTATCATACACCTTTTGAATCCCCATTTTCACCCTCTTCTTTGGGTGACCTGCCTCCAGAGATCCCGACTTCTTCCTTGGCGTGCCCTTCTTCGAGGCATCTCTAGGGCCGAAACCCTCACCATCCCGAGACGGTGGCATGACAACCTTGGTGCGAGGTATCCCTTTTGGCGACTAgaggttcaccatctctacaaaaaaaaagggggcaaATCAGTGGCTACACCCGCGACAAAGTAAACTATCCATGACATAAGAATGACCATACCCCTAATGGTTGGGCTTAGCCCTGCCTtgaccagccactcctcggtcattccCTTAATTGCCCGAGAGAAGGACAAAATCCACCTCAAACGATTCACGACCGCAGTCTCTCCATCAGAAAGAAATGGAGAAATATTATTGATGGTTTGGGAAGTCCATCAAATGTTGAAACCTCACCCCCGACTGTAACTCATAAAAAAATAGTGACTTTTCCAACCCTTGTTGTTGGAAGGAGCACCGTTGATTTTGAACCCGCCATGGGCGGTCAGGTGATACCCTCCTCGCCCCTTGCACAAACGGAAGCATGCCAAGAAGAGTGTCCGGGTCGGCTCAATTCCTGTTCCCCGACAATCCCGACACTCCCCGAGAAAAGCTACCATATAGCGCCAAgagttcggcgccatctgagACGGTGAAATCCCCTACTTACGAAGGCATTCCTCGATAACAGGATTCAACGAAAACCGTAGTCCCACCTTGAGGGCATCCACGGTCAACCCAAACCTGTCAGGAAATGGATCATACGATCGCTGATCAAGTCATGGGCATAAAGCCCATAACCACTCGGGATGCAGTAGCGATCCCGAATCAGACCCAAAAGTTCCTCAGTCACCACCGAGTCCACGTCATGCCATGACTGCATTAATTCAAGGGCAGTAGAGGCCTTCATGACTCCCAAGGGCACATAGCCCAAGGACAAACTAATAACCTCTACCCTTGGGCTCCTAGAGGATGACTCACATGCCCCGGCAACCAACCGATTCGATcgacttgaagaagaagaagaagaagacgataaagaagaagaggaaaacggagacatcccgacctcaaggTTAGGAGGAAGAAGCCGAGGCAAGGAACATAAGACTACACAATGTCGCGGCGACTACTCTAGGGGGAACTTATAAAGGAGGGACGAATCCACCTTGAGGCGACATTTGGGCTCCCCGAGGGAAGAGATGATCATAGCATTTAAAGACGTGGCACCATAACTCCTTGGATACCCTTAGATTCCCCAGTCTTGAAAGCCCCTGCCAGAATCTACTCATGATAAGAAATCTCCCGCCAGAATCCACTCGTGACAAGAAATCTCCCATCGAAAGCCGCTCGTGATAGGAAGTTTCCCACCAAGACAGGAAGTTTCCCGCCAATACCTGCATCACTCACCTGGACACACATGCATGCTATCACACGCGTGTTTCGATACGACGCTTCAGTCTTTGCCTGAGGTGTGCAGTTCGGTCCTCGACCAGCAACTTGTCAGTCCCAAACCTAGGCCCAAGGTCAATCACTCGGCCAATAGGTTCAGTCTTTGCCTGAGTCGTGCAGTTCGGTCCCGTGACCAATGATTCGTCAATCCCAAACCTGGGACTGAGGTCAATCGCTTGGCCAACAAGTTCAGTCTTAACCCGAGTTACGTAGTTTGGTCCCCCGGCCAATGACTCGTTAGTCCTAAACCTGGGCCTAAGGTCAATTACTCGGCCAACAagttcagtctttgcccgagtcacatAGTTCGGTCCCTCGACTAGTGACTCATCAGTCCTAAACCTAGGCCCAAGGTGAATCGCTTGCCCAATAGGtttagtctttgcccgagtcacgtGGTTCAGTCCCCCGACCAATGACTTATTAGTCCCAAACCTGGGCCCGAGGTCAATTGCTCGGCCAACAGGTTTgatctttgcccgagtcgcgcATTCCATCCCCAGACCAGTGACTCATTATTCCCAAACCTAGGCCCGAGGTTAATCGCTTGGCCAACATATTCAGTCTTTACCCGAGTCGCATAGTTCGATCCCCCGACCAGCGACTCATCAGTCCCAAACCTGGGCCCAAGGTAAATCGATCAGCCAACGGGTTCAGTCTTAACCCGAGTCATGCAGTACGATCCCCCAACCAACGACTCGTCAGTCCTAAACCTAGGCCCAAGGTCAATCACTAGGCCAACAAGTTCAGTCTTTACTCTAGTCGTGCAGTTCAGTCCCTCGACTAGCGACTCGTTAGTCCCAAACCAGGGCCCAAGGTCAATCGCTCGGCCAACAGGTTCAGTCTTTGCCCAAGTCGTATAGTTTGATCCCCCGACCAGCAACTCATCAGTCCCAAACCTGGGCCCAAGGTCAATCGATCGGCCAATGGGTTCAGTCTTAACCCAAGTCGCACAGTTTAGTCCCCTGACCAACGACTCGTTagtcccaaacttgggcccaatgtcAATCGCTCGACCAACAGGTTCAATCGTTGCCCGATTTACGCAGTTCGATCCCCGACCAGTGACTCGTCagtcccaaacttgggcccaaggtCAATCGCTCGACCAATAGGTTCAGACTTTGCCCGAGTCGTGTAGTTCAATCCCCCGACCAATGACTCGTCAGTCCCAAACCTAGGCCCAAAGTCAATCGCTTGGCCAACGGGTTTAGTCTTAACCTGAGTTACGTAGTTCGGTCCCCCGGCTAGTGACTTGTCAGTCCCAAACCTGGGCCCGAGGTCAATCACTTGGCCAACAGGTTCAATCTTTGCCCAAGTCGCACAGTTCAGTCCCCCGACCAGTGACTCTTCAGTCCCAAACCTAGGCCCGAGGTCAATTGCTTGACCAACAGGTTCAGTCTTTACCCAAGTCACGCAGTTCGATCCCCCGGCTAGCGATTCGTCAgtcccaaacctgagcccgaggtcAGTCGCCCGACCAATAGGTTCAGTCTTTGCTCGAGTCGCATGGTTCGGTCCCCCGACCAGCAACTCGTTAGTCCCAAACCTGGGCCTGAGGTTAATCGCTTGGCCAACAGGTTCAGTCTTTGCTCGAGTCGCGCAGTTCGATCCCTCGGCCAGCGATTCGTCAATCCCAAACCTGAGCTCGAGGTCAATCACTCTACCAACATATTCAGTCTTTACCCGAGTCACATAGTTTGATCCCCCGACCAGCGACTCGTCAGTCCCAAACCTGGGCCCGAGGTCAATCGCTCGGCCAACAGGTTCAATCTTTGTCTGAGTCACGCAGTTCGGTCCCCTGGCCAGCGACTCGTCAGTCCCAAACCTGAGCCTGAGGTTAGTCGCCCGGCCAATAGGTTTAGTCTTTGCCCAAGTTGCATGGTTCGGTCCCCTGACCAGCAACTCGTCAGTCCCAAACTTGGGCTCGAGGTCAATCGCTCGGCCGACAggttcagtctttgcccgagtcgcgcATTTCAGTCTCCCGACCAGTGATTTGTCAGTCCCAAACCTGGGCACAAGGTTGGTCGCTTGGCCAGCAGGTTCAGTCTCCGCCTGAATTGTGAAGCACGGCCCGCCAAGCAGCCCCACAGCAAATCAGCCCGGTCGTCCCTCGTAAGCGAGTGATACATACGCAACACTCCTACAACTAGGTGTGCCCCTCACCCTCCTGCAAGGACCCTATGGCATGCCTcggtgggggagggggggggggagaagtTATAAGGTATATTTTGAAGCTCGAGACGGCGTCGCCTAGTGCCGTTCTGCACATTCCGGGACGGCGACTGCACAAAGGTACCACCTCACACCTCGGGGATCGGTCACCGCTCCAAACATGCGTACGATCGATCCTTGCATAGTAGTATAAAAGTCTCTAACCAACATCTGACCAggagaggaaaaaagaaaaaagaaaaaggagaatcaACCACTAACTTAGTCATCGAGGGGCCAAAATTAGAAACTCTTTGACAAGGGCCTTCTATGCAGGAGTGCTGTCGCCCCCGGAAGTGCAACTACCTTGATCGAGAGACGCCTTCCCCGAAGACGACCCTAGTACCCCGATCGTGAAGCTCTTCCCCTCAGACGGCGTCGACATCCCGATTTGCGGACGAAGCCACCCTCGGCGCCTTGCCCAATCGATCGTAAACTCCCCACATTGACCTGTGGACCAAGCCATGCTGACTCATCGACCACGACACATTAGTTCACCAACAACAATGATATCCCATGTTTCTTACCACAGCTGAGCCGGTAAAAGAATTGACGAGGCTTTAGTCCCACATTGAGTAGATTCGGGGAGAGGGAAGGCTTTGGAGGTGCTTAAAAGAGAGGTCTTCCTTTCGTCGTTTCTTATTGGCCTGGAAGGGGTCATTGGGCGATCGACAAGGTCCGAGACCCTGCCCCAAGATCTACTACTTAATGTCTCGTGGTCCTTTTCGGAGtcatttaaatttgttcttctAATGTTTATTCGTCACAATTATTTCTTAAgggttttcttattttattatgaAAAGGATTTATTTTGTTATAAATGATTTATTTTCATCTAAACTTTAGCTTAAATAAAAACTGCATTTTGGAACTAATTATAAATGGCTCAAAATTAAGTCTTTTGTCTCCTAAGTTTTTGGGTCTCCCAATTCATCAGACGAATGGAGGGATGGATGGGCTTAGTTCGGCCCACCTTTGTTTAAGGCCCAAAACTATAGAGCATATTCTAAAAAGTCAATATATCATATCATGTCAATTGATTTAAACTTTTAGATGAAATAGtattgatcaaaatattaaaaaatggtATCTATGGATCGatccatagaaaaaaaaaagaaaaaaagatagattATTAGGAATATTTTAGGTATTAGAAAAAAAGAGgatgtcatttgaaaattttaaaaatgaaaacgtttcttgaaaaagaataaaaaaagagatATTAATGTTGGATGCGAAGATTGCTGTGTTGTTGTGTTTAGAAacaaatgagattttttttaaaaaaataaaaataaaaataaagatatttttttattatattaaataacataaGATCTATATCATTTTATTAAGTAATATATTACCCAATCGAATCTCACCAGAGAAACAGAAGAGACCTGAACGCGTCGAGCGACCACAAAGTCCACCAAAAGCCAATCACACCCCCAACCGTGGGTGGTTTTCCCACCTCGCTTTCAGATCTCACGCGACAGTGCCTAAAGGAAACCAATTCGAGACGTCGGAAGAAGGAATCGATCCGCTTATAGATCCATTTCTCCCTCctcccctctcttcttcctccttcagcTCTTCCTCCCACCCGACGGCAGCGAAAGCGatgaaaggccccatctttgcCTCTCCATCTTATTCTTTTCTTCCTCGTATTGGCTTCCTCTTGCTCCGATTCTTACTCAATTGACCTGCACGAGGTTTCGAGTTCCACACTTATAGATGGGCTTGCCAATCTTACCCGGAATCTCCACGCTCTGTCGATCGATTTCCGTCATCGAGATCGCTCCGATTCTACTCTATTCTGTCTCCAGTAGAATCGAGCTCAGGTTTCAGTAGCTTGAGTTCGCGGGAAGGGCGGGCGACATTTACGGGATCATGGCAAGATCGTCGATGGAAGTCCTACCTCCGGCGACGATGCCGTGTTACCCCAGCTCGAGGTCGTTCCCTGGCGAGTGGTGGAGCGGGGGCGGCGTGGGAACCGGCCGCTGGACCCCCGAAGAGAACAAGCGCTTCGAGTACGCCCTGGCGACGTTCGACAAGGACACCCCTGACCGCTGGCTAAAGGTGGCGGCGTCTATTCCCGGCAAGACCCCGAGCGACGTGGAGAGCCATTACCGGGATCTACTGGACGACGTGAGCGAGATAGAAGCCGGAAGAATCCCGTGCCCTGGCTACGACCCTCCCTTTACAGTGGAGTGGGAGAGCAACTACGGCCTCGAAGCGTTGAAGCACCCTTACTGCGTCGCCGGTAAGAGGTCAGGGCCGCGAGCACCGGATCAAGAGAGGAAGAAGGGAGTCCCGTGGACCGAAGACGAGCACAAGTAAGTCATCCGTGCGCATCCTCCTCGCCATCTTTTACACAATCGACGTTGGAATCGACTGCCGGAACATCCAAGTCCTTCGTTCATCTGTGAATTCTACCTGCTAAAAATCTGATCTTGGTGGTGGTTGCCGTGCATCTTAGCCTGTCGTTTGTATCATTTTCGCAGGAGATTTCTGCTTGGGCTCCAAAAGCATGGCAAAGGAGACTGGAGAAACATATCTCGGAACTTTGTGATCACCAGAAACCCCACTCAGGTGGCCAGTCATGCACAGAAGTACTTCATCAGACTCAATTCAGGTGGCAAAGATAAGAGGAGGTCCAGCATCCATGACATCACCACCGCCAATTTGCCGGAAAACGAGCCTCCCTTGCCGTCTCGGTCATCAAGCTCGGCTTCAGCTCCTCCTCCGTCGGTCTCGTTCTCGTCGATCCTCGATTCAAATCGACCCAACGAAGCAACCGCACTGCCAAGCTCATTAGCACAGGGGAGCCAATTCGTGCAACCACGCCATGGAGTGACAGCTTATGGGCCGAAGCTAGAAGCTCATGATCCTATGTTTCGCGACCGCAACTTGCTGTTTCAGATGCAAGCAAGTCATCATCACCCTCATGGATGAGATTCTGTCGGTCAAACCATCTTCTTCGTCTGCTTCTACTATCTTAGAAATAGTAGTCGCACCTGCAACGAGGCATTCGTCCCAAGGTTATGCGCTTTAATTCTCATGAGGTCCGCACGGCGAGAAGCACGGATGAATCCTTTCTTTGTTTTCCCCTGCTCCAAAGAAACTACCAAACGATCAGAACAGCACAAAGGTCAAGAAGCAGGCATGGATTCAAGATCCTTCCATCGACCAAATCAGACATGAAGGAGAGATTGTATCAGAGCTACATGTACTAGTAATACGAGGTTGTTTGTTCAAATTAATAGGGGAGTAATCCGATTGCAATAAACAGCATGGCTTTTCAATTGCTGATGAATCGAGGCTGGTGTAAAGTGAAGAGGATGGGAGAGTGTGGTGAGAAATCGCTACATGATATTATTGTTGATTGATTCATGCAAAGCCAACGCAGAAGATTCAACTATATCTCTTAACATTAATGTGGCTGAGTCACAGGGCATTAATTCATTCTGCAACTTTGATTCTGCTGCGGTCATCATCTTTCATTACTTAACTCTTATTGAGAGTCCCTTATTGCCTGTTCGTGTCTCATCTCTGCCACTTGACTGTGGTTGGTTGGGGCTGAGTCTGCATTCCACCATCccctctcctctcttcttttgtaggttctcttCCTGGTCTACTTTGTAGGTTGACTATGTAAGGACAGATGCTTCGTTTATCGGATTCAGACAAAAGTCGTCTTTGTCATCATACATAGATTTTAAGTTGGAGTCAGTTTCCTGCATTAACTTCAATTTGGAATCTCAAAAAGAAGAAGAACGATAGAGTAACAATCAGCCCTGGTGACTGCTCCATACGAAGAATGGATTTGCTCCACCTCTTTATGGAGTCAAGTCGATACGAAGAACATAAGTAACCTAAATTAACAATGGAGAAGCAGGCAAATGGCCTACAGTCTACTACTACAACTAAATGATTCCTCCATGTTGTCGAATCGATTCTTCgagtattgttgttgttattattattgtcgaagaagaagaagaagaagtagttgTTGTTGATATTTGATTCGATGatcataattattaaaaaaatactcatatcaaatgaaaaaaaaataaaaaaatgaaagaataattacacattattaaaataaattaaaagagcCAAATAGTTAGTTGATAGCCGAATCGAGAAAAATGGATTAAGACAACGATGCGCGAGTGTATTGTCTGATCAAGCAAGCCTTTTTTTGCGAGGGAGATGATTGACACACCCATCCACTTCCTTTTGGCGGAGATGCCGCGGTCTTTTGTGCAAGAAAGCGAGGGCTTTGTTCCACTCCACCACACTTGGGGTTTTCTGATGTGCCCGCTGCGTCGTTTAGGACCGCAAGCATGTCACGGTGCAGCCGCTTTATTCTTGGCAACACCATGTCTTGTTCTCTTGCTCACAGCTGTTCCTTGGTATGTCCTGCACCAATCAAATGCACCCACTCTGACTTTTGAGGCCGATGATGATGATGGCGATCGCTTTGGTTCCGATGGGAAACAGGGAGTTGTCAGCCTCCTGCACACCACCCGCCCTGTTTCTGTCGCACTTGTTGATTGGTTTGACACGATGGTACTgaaagcaagttttgtaacaaagaataaataattattttttataataaaatagatTAAATAGCTTTTTCTCATAATTAAAGATCACACTAACGCTTCTATATTCAATAGAAAGGACTATAAAAACATAAATATagattttcttattttctataaattttgatctatgaaaCGTTGTTAAgtttgattttcaaaaacatcttaatcaatgaatgaatagaatatttttttataaaaaaatattgtttttaAATGTTAAAACTATGAATATCGTTCAAAaaggatatttatttattttttcttctgttTTCTTACTGTTCTTTTGGATTATAAATCTAATAGGTCGAATTCCCGAATTTTTTTTGAAGTTTTTCTTGGAAAGTACCTTCATTTTTTTTAACCTAATAATACCTATAACATTCCTGATTTaacatatatcttttttttctttttttttgacacATCAGCCACAGTATAAAAACACCCGATGTTTTCAGCAATACTAAAAAAACAATTATAAAGCAATACAAAAATTCTGTAACATAgtgattttatataaattttataaaaacaacatatttatagtgttttttacATTTTGTTGTAGTATTTTTTcgtattattgaaaatattataattggatcaATTTATCCTATGGACCGGTCTATAGGAAAAGgaataaaataaaaagtaaagaGATATGTGagtgaggatatatatatatatatatatatatatatatatatatatatatatatatatatacatatatatgtatatatatatacatatatatgtatatatatatacatatatatgtatatatatatacatatatatgtatatatatatacatatatatgtatatatatatgtatatatgtatatatatatgtatatatgtatatatatatgtatatatgtatatatatatgtatatatgtatatatatatgtatatatgtacatatatacatatatatatacatatatacgtatatatatacatatatatgtatatatatatacatatatatgtatatatatacatatatatgtatatatatacatatatatgtatatatatacatatatatgtatatatatatacatatatatatacatatatacatatatacatatatatatacatatatacatatatatatacatatatacatatatatatacatatatacatatatatatacatatatatatatatacatatatatatatatatatacatatatatatatatatatatatacatatatatatatatacatacatatatatatatatatatatatatatacatacatatatatatatatatatatatatatatatatacatacatatatatatatatatatatatatatatatatatatatatatataattagaaaaTTCTAAAAATGAGTGATGTTTTCCGTAAAAAAAAAAGCGTAAAAAGAGACTTTTTTAGGTAGTAAATTATAATATGTGCAATTGGGCCAAACTTATTGCTTGGTTTAAGAGTAAATATTGGAACCTTCTTTTCTACTCTTCTTTGGGGTTTATGAATCTAATACGTGCGATCGCCCCGACTTTAACCTATCTATATATAAAGGCCCTTTTTGCAGGGACCAAAGCCATCCGAGGCACCAAAGCCTCACAAGAAGAAGAGTCTTCCATCCTAAGAGATGTCTTTGGGTTACAGACAATAAGGACAAACTCATTAGATGTACCACGGAAGAACTCCCTAGAATGAATACTTCCTAGCATACATATCAAATATGATTACAAGATATTCAGAATTGATTTAAAATGAATACATGCCAAGTTTTCTCAGATCTACACATGAATCTGACTACAATTCAATCTTCTTTTCGCAGCATACCTCAAATCTGATGGAAGAATGTCTCAACCTGGTGGGGCTTCAGGCTACAGCCGTCGACTTGGAAAGTCGGCGGCAACCGCCCCGCCATGCATCCGAAGAAAATGTCAGCGGATGCTATCGATTTCAACATTTAAATCCCTTTTACAATGTTCATCGATTATTACTACGATTGATCACATACATTTCCAAGCCTCATCAAGGGCTAGACAGCTTGTTCCTTATGTACTACGTCTGTGATTGAAGGGGCATCATAATCTACTGCCTTAATATCACGACTCCTGCAACTAATGGAACATAAAAGCAGGGAATAAAGGCCATTAAGATGGTGTTTTCATCCTTGAATTGTTGATCCGTCTGAGCTCTCCCGTTACCAGCACTCGAGCTGCTTTTACCAGCTCCTCCTTAACCGTAAACAGAACTGCTGCAGCAAATACACTCTGCACTATTTTTGTGCCCATTCCTTTATAAAGACCCGAAAGACCTTCGTAGCGTATCATTTTTGTGATAGCATCATATGTACCTGCAAAACGTAATATATGGAGAGGTGATTAAACTCGGAAGCAAAGCAAACAGGTAGTCAGATTTATTGCCGATCACCAATGGGTTCGCCTACAAAATCCAATGGAAAATTGGACCTCAAGTTACTTACCCCACAAAAAATGTTCTCTATAAGAACAATGCAAGAGAAAGGGGACAACCGTATAGAAATGGAACTCAGGATATTCACACCGAGGTGAGTATTTCATCAACGGGTCACTGTAAGTATAGCATGCCAAAAAGTAAGAAATGAAATTAGTAATGAAATAAAGACCTGTATATTGACGCCTCTTGTCATCATGAAGTCCTTGTTTTACTTGCAGCCTCGCCTGGAGAGGAACAAAACAGCATGTTACCAAACTATATCACCAACCATATGAAAGAGACTAAAGGCTGCTAAAGAATATTACAAGTTTGATCATCACAGACAATAAGCAGTTGGACAACATAAATGGATCAGAGAGATACATTACCTTCACTACTAACATGGGATACGTAACGATGGTAGCTCCAAGTTTGGCAACAGCTCCAAGAAGAAAAATCTGTATAGGTTATTTACAACATCAATGCATTCATAAGACTGATTAATCAAGAAGAGAAAATCTGAACATCATCCACAGTATAGCAATATCTGTGTCCTCGTATGTGTGATTCTGAATACACACAAGGAACAGCCACCAGCCAAATGTGTGCGACTCATGGAAAGAAAGACAGACATGATATGGTATCAACATACGTGATGAAAATTCTTTAAAAAGCAGGGCACAACATGCAATCAACTGATAACTAGTTTTTTGTTTTCTATATAGAGCTATAGGATTATATATCCTACAAGATAAATAATTTAGACAATTTAGCTCACTGCAGTAACTTATGAAACAAAACAAATGTTCACCAAATACTTCAATCCAATATCCAAACTCTTTAAGAAAAAATAACTCGTTTTATTGAAGGACATAAAGTCCAAATTCCATATACATTATTCGTATCCAACATGCCTAGAAACTTTATCCAGATGATTTAAGTACCCTACATAAATGTCATAATTGTAGGTGATACATGTGCCCTAACATGTTTTCAATTATTTAACTCGTGTTGGACACCAAATGACAAGTATCAGTTTCGACAAGGACATGCACAAACATAGAAATGTTTTAAGAATTTGCCCCTAGTATGAGGATGTCCACATCTATCAAACTTTGCCTGAATACATATAGGTTATGTTCAGGACAAAGCTAGGTAACTGATACAATAAATGAAGCAAACTTCATGGAAAAAAAGTGCTACACAAGGGCATGCCCACTAGAGTCAGGGTAAATTAAAATAACAGAACAAAGACT comes from the Musa acuminata AAA Group cultivar baxijiao chromosome BXJ1-10, Cavendish_Baxijiao_AAA, whole genome shotgun sequence genome and includes:
- the LOC135595223 gene encoding transcription factor DIVARICATA-like, with the protein product MARSSMEVLPPATMPCYPSSRSFPGEWWSGGGVGTGRWTPEENKRFEYALATFDKDTPDRWLKVAASIPGKTPSDVESHYRDLLDDVSEIEAGRIPCPGYDPPFTVEWESNYGLEALKHPYCVAGKRSGPRAPDQERKKGVPWTEDEHKRFLLGLQKHGKGDWRNISRNFVITRNPTQVASHAQKYFIRLNSGGKDKRRSSIHDITTANLPENEPPLPSRSSSSASAPPPSVSFSSILDSNRPNEATALPSSLAQGSQFVQPRHGVTAYGPKLEAHDPMFRDRNLLFQMQASHHHPHG
- the LOC135595114 gene encoding uncharacterized protein LOC135595114; amino-acid sequence: MNRAILEGLKKRVSSALGSRVDKLSSVLWVLRTTPKSASGESPLSLAFGTEAVLPPEVVFLTLCTATFEQNNFEEGLRANLNLLEEKRAEAHLRTLVYKKATTRLYNRKVRP